From the genome of Hymenobacter cellulosilyticus, one region includes:
- a CDS encoding lipocalin family protein — protein sequence MKRSSLLVLLSLALGFTACEKDEEVPQDVQLLTAKNWRMSANVTTFVYPAGNARRDVDNYSASPACDHDDFWKFAPDKTMVIDEGASKCEPSAPQSNPAQWNLDATNRTLSVIAGTTRTYELLELTASTLKFKQDNGLSPIDGAPYYTTYTFTSF from the coding sequence ATGAAACGCTCTTCCCTCCTCGTGCTGCTCAGCCTCGCCCTCGGCTTCACCGCCTGTGAGAAGGACGAGGAAGTACCCCAGGACGTGCAGCTGCTCACGGCCAAAAACTGGCGCATGAGTGCCAACGTCACCACCTTCGTGTACCCCGCCGGCAACGCCCGCCGCGACGTGGACAACTACAGCGCCTCCCCGGCCTGCGACCATGACGATTTCTGGAAGTTTGCGCCCGACAAAACCATGGTCATCGACGAAGGCGCCAGCAAGTGTGAGCCCAGCGCCCCGCAGTCGAACCCCGCCCAGTGGAACCTCGACGCCACCAACCGCACCCTGTCCGTCATTGCCGGCACGACGCGCACCTACGAGCTGCTGGAGCTTACCGCCTCTACCCTCAAATTCAAGCAGGACAACGGCCTCTCGCCCATCGACGGCGCGCCGTACTACACCACCTACACCTTCACGTCCTTTTAG
- a CDS encoding heavy-metal-associated domain-containing protein: protein MPTLKFKTSINCANCLRAVTPFLDAEASVEKWQVDTTSPDKVLTVEGENPIPELIMKSVAQAGFDIEPLAA from the coding sequence ATGCCGACCCTGAAATTCAAAACCAGCATCAACTGCGCCAACTGCCTGCGCGCCGTCACTCCCTTCCTCGACGCCGAAGCCAGCGTTGAGAAATGGCAGGTCGACACCACCAGCCCCGATAAAGTGCTTACCGTGGAAGGTGAAAACCCCATTCCCGAGCTCATCATGAAGTCTGTGGCCCAGGCCGGCTTCGACATTGAGCCCCTGGCCGCCTAA